A window from Plasmodium chabaudi chabaudi strain AS genome assembly, chromosome: 11 encodes these proteins:
- a CDS encoding ATP-dependent helicase, putative, which translates to MKSLFCSVLNNNGRKLKIHIAICLFLLYLINIPFYKTKKRNHFNSADRNLFVNVRKGYNYYFDNQKNNYFSQKCKNYHKIRELKNANIQCKEVGEENKLQDEEKENIELFSNIPQINQKIVEFLETKGIKHMTKIQSKSFMPIYQGNDIIGRSETGSGKTLAFALPLVEKLYKNIEAKNKSNEINSINQLSDGGNRNINNDNMDKDPYILVLEPTRELSKQVETTFKEISQFYNFNIMSIYGGESYTYQENKLRKGIQILTGTPGRIIDHIEKKNLSLQNIKYLVLDEADEMLNLGFTHDIERILSYINIKDAQVLLYSATTPSWIKDISSKYLKNPIFIDVVNTVNKTSKNIQHIAIKTPYDIKEKAMLLEDIILVKSNGGQVIIFTRTKLEADILCSEGSFNYLSFSVLHGNIAQSTREHTMQRFRNGMFQVLIATDIAARGLDISNVDLVVQCYPPSYSATYIHRSGRTGRANKKGISIVLYSNEDKHDLIKIEKNCGIKFATESLPNNEQVFHSVSNITLKKIENVNTEVIPFFHKSANELIEKCSSLNINNIDLISRCLAIISKKEYIKKRSLISGLSDTITLTFLNKKRKWKSTSDVIYWINKISNELNVNVFNKILQIKINNKDQAFSYFDLNQKLAENLIQNFNNMAKIENKQIFDLSIAQSIPPLSELSSDSYRTNTYSQKKRNYSYKRRPSYY; encoded by the coding sequence ATGaaatcattattttgtagtgtgttaaataataatggtagaaaattaaaaatacatattgcCATTTGCTTGTTTCTGCTGTATCTAATCAACATACCCTTTTACAAGACAAAGAAAAGGAATCATTTTAATTCGGCTGATAGAAATTTGTTTGTAAATGTAAGAAAGGGATAtaactattattttgataatcaaaaaaataattatttttcacaaaaatgtaaaaattatcaCAAAATAAGAGAACTTAAAAATGCCAATATACAATGTAAAGAGGTGGgggaagaaaataaattgcaagatgaagaaaaagaaaatattgaattattttctaacaTACCCCAAATTAATCAAAAAATTGTCGAATTTTTAGAAACAAAAGgaataaaacatatgaCAAAAATACAATCAAAAAGTTTTATGCCAATATATCAAGGTAATGATATAATAGGAAGATCCGAAACGGGTTCTGGAAAAACCTTAGCATTTGCTCTTCCATTAGTTGAaaagttatataaaaatatagaagcaaaaaataaatctaaCGAAATAAATTCAATAAATCAATTATCAGATGGCGGAAATAGAAATATCAATAACGATAACATGGATAAAgatccatatattttagttTTAGAACCAACTAGAGAATTATCAAAACAAGTAGAAACAACATTTAAAGAAATCAGCCAATtctacaattttaatattatgtcTATATATGGAGGAGAAAGCTATACATAtcaagaaaataaattgagAAAGGGAATCCAAATATTGACTGGTACTCCTGGACGTATAATTGAtcatatagaaaaaaaaaatttgtcactccaaaatataaaatatcttGTTTTAGATGAAGCAGATGAAATGCTAAATTTAGGTTTTACACATGATATTGAAAGAATATtaagttatataaatattaaagatGCACAAGTACTTTTATATTCTGCTACTACTCCATCATGGATTAAAGATATTAGttctaaatatttaaagaacCCAATATTTATAGATGTAGTAAATACTGTTAATAAaacatcaaaaaatatacaacatATAGCAATAAAAACACCGtatgatataaaagaaaaagctATGCTTTTAGAAGATATTATTTTAGTCAAATCAAATGGAGGACaagttattattttcacacGAACAAAATTAGAAGCCGACATTTTATGCTCAGAGGGGTcgtttaattatttatctttttctGTATTACATGGAAATATAGCACAATCTACTAGAGAACATACAATGCAAAGATTTAGAAATGGAATGTTTCAAGTCTTAATTGCTACAGATATTGCAGCCAGAGGATTAGATATATCAAATGTAGATCTAGTCGTACAATGTTACCCTCCTAGTTATTCAGCTACTTATATACATAGGTCAGGTAGAACTGGAAGAGCTaacaaaaaaggaatatctattgttttatattcaaatgaAGATAAGCatgatttaataaaaatagaaaaaaattgtggTATTAAGTTTGCTACAGAATCATTACCAAACAATGAACAAGTTTTTCATTCTGTTTCTAATataactttaaaaaaaattgaaaatgtaaatactGAAGTTATaccattttttcataaaagtGCAAATGAATTAATTGAAAAATGTAGCTCactaaatattaataatatagatttAATATCAAGATGTCTAGCTATTATTTCTAAAAAAGAATACATAAAGAAAAGATCATTAATTAGTGGCTTATCTGATACTATTACtttaacatttttgaataaaaaacgaaaatgGAAAAGTACTTCTGATGTTATTTATTggattaataaaatatctaatgaattaaatgttaatgtatttaataaaattttacaaattaaaataaataataaagatcaagcattttcttattttgaTCTTAATCAGAAACTAGCTGAAAACttaattcaaaattttaataatatggcaaaaatagaaaataaacaaatatttgatttatCGATTGCTCAAAGTATTCCTCCACTATCTGAATTATCATCCGATTCCTATCGAACAAATACTtattcacaaaaaaaaagaaattattcATACAAAAGACGTCCATCTTACTACTAA
- a CDS encoding MOLO1 domain-containing protein, putative, translating to MKLIFSVIHCLFFYLFFNFTKCEKFSLENKFHFNDVKPPLAGLRNNTSILYPLIQDLEEEEKVYSENLDIYDETNFPNPFESPEKCVLSLGISHTWICDPSNIIKIEDQLDIEAILLKIRDTNYHSCSSHGEFYYQVAVAIVPDIFVSKNSSVEKSIQEFAQNTLRKWGIGNRQCHDGILLVYIKRLGSFIVSKREGVEDKYINETEIKHIFINSYIATGSISKALISSLNFINNKLPSRPQKMTNTAKLFLLLMIIYIISITIVYLITVVYRVN from the exons ATGAAGCTAATTTTCTCAGTAATACActgtttgtttttttatctttttttcaattttacaaaatgtgaaaaatttagtttagaaaataaatttcattttaatgATGTAAAACCACCATTAGCGGGGCT GAGGAATAATACTAGTATCTTATATCCACTAATTCAGGATcttgaagaagaagaaaa agTATATTCAGAGAATCTAGACATATATGATGAGACGAATTTTCCTAACCCTTTTGAGAGCCCAGAGAAATGTGTGTTATCCTTGgg gaTAAGTCACACATGGATATGTGATCCatcaaatattataaaaatagaagaCCAATTAGATATTGAAGCTATTCTACTTAAAATACGCGACACCAATTATCACAGTTGCTCATCCCATGGAGAATTTTATTACCaa GTAGCAGTAGCTATAGTACCGGATATTTTTGTAAGCAAAAATAGTTCCGTTGAAAAATCCATTCAAGAATTTGCTCAAAATACATTACGAAAATGGGGTATAGGAAACAGGCAATGCCATGACGGTATTTTGCTAGTTTACATAAAACGTTTGGGCTCTTTTATTGTATCAAAAAGGGAAGGGGTTgaagataaatatataaatgaaacagaaataaaacatatatttataaattcgtATATCGCAACAGGGTCTATTAGCAAAGCGCTAATTAGTTCactaaattttattaacaataaATTACCCTCAAGACCACAAA aAATGACCAACACGgcaaaattgtttttattattaatgatcatttatataatatccaTTACcattgtatatttaatcaCCGTTGTATATAGAGTAAACTAG
- a CDS encoding 2-oxoisovalerate dehydrogenase subunit beta, mitochondrial, putative encodes MRIQSVSNILKSNLKKNVQINGTNKIIQGGIATNSPRCFSSITNDLKTKKMNMFTAINSAMHNVFEKDPKSILLGEDVAFGGVFRCSLDLRNKYGDKRVFNTPLCEQGIIGFAIGLAENGYTTIAEIQFGDYIFPAFDQIINDVAKFRYRSGSSFDVGKLTIRCTWGAVGHGGLYHSQSPEAFFAHASGIKIIVPSDAYKAKGLLLSAIKDPNPCLFFEPKILYRASVNEVPIEQYELELGKADIVKEGSDVTIVTWGSLVHKMKNAADILLKKHKIDCEVIDLQTIVPWDIETVQKSVEKTGRLLITHEAQLTNGFGAEIAAKIQERCFYNLNSPIKRVCGYDTPFPHVYEPFYIPDEHKVIYEVKKMMKE; translated from the coding sequence ATGAGAATACAGTCCgtttcaaatattttaaagtcaaacttaaaaaaaaatgtgcaaATCAATggaacaaataaaataattcagGGAGGAATAGCCACAAACTCCCCAAGATGTTTCTCTTCAATCAcaaatgatttaaaaacaaaaaaaatgaatatgttTACAGCAATCAATTCTGCTATGCACAATGTATTTGAAAAAGATCCTAAATCAATACTATTGGGTGAGGATGTAGCATTTGGCGGTGTATTTCGATGTTCTTTAGatttaagaaataaatatggagATAAAAGAGTTTTTAACACACCCTTATGTGAACAAGGTATAATTGGTTTTGCTATTGGATTAGCTGAAAATGGATATACTACAATTGCTGAAATACAATTTGgtgattatatatttccagCTTTtgatcaaataataaatgatgtAGCTAAATTTCGATATAGATCTGGTAGCAGTTTTGATGTAGGAAAATTAACTATTCGATGTACATGGGGTGCAGTAGGACATGGTGGATTATATCATTCACAAAGTCCAGAAGCATTTTTTGCTCATGCATCAggtattaaaattattgtaCCTAGTGATGCATATAAAGCAAAAGGATTATTACTTTCTGCAATTAAAGATCCTAACCcttgtttatttttcgaacccaaaatattatacagAGCATCTGTTAATGAAGTCCCTATTGAACAATATGAATTAGAATTAGGTAAAGCAGATATAGTAAAAGAAGGTTCTGATGTAACTATTGTCACATGGGGTTCATTAGTgcataaaatgaaaaatgcagcggatattttattaaaaaaacataaaatagaTTGTGAAGTCATCGATTTACAAACAATTGTACCATGGGATATTGAAACGGTGCAAAAATCTGTTGAAAAAACAGGACGATTATTAATTACCCATGAAGCACAATTAACTAACGGATTTGGAGCAGAAATAGCAGCAAAAATACAAGAAAGATgtttttacaatttaaatTCACCAATTAAAAGAGTATGTGGTTATGACACTCCATTCCCTCATGTATATGAACCATTTTACATCCCAGATGAACATAAAGTTATCTatgaagtaaaaaaaatgatgaaggAATAA
- a CDS encoding centrosomal protein CEP120, putative, protein MGSEEGSVANTVEQAEVNSANGKGSEFEEVGDITMSDGLHLQNENQHDSTDFKKICELKELSQLGENRKKVIKHFNDLYCTKGDNLTNSLIEIFSIDINSDTILYILQKYLHMHGLCIPCYKFINNVSCEYNIKCRWCHHNSHLNTNSGLYPNKMLHAKNKCNVCTHFVKGRLCLSKNGCKFCHSFDHLPSYIKTKYYNTLNNLYKKKLNTNIINKDILKKMKKSMIKENNYSTFYVLDKDLMNIFYENDKNNKTNDETNQDNYKQESKEGSTIAIPENNNIYDDQNNKKKKITIQHTCDECNKNKKPCLDYFLSSKNCKKKCPNCHDDIHKNKFSNLYFLTYMHNNNICNVCPQINEERCTCDQTTTYCHDTDHISFDIKFKNSIDVASQYLQAQFLYKKEKEITETANEDEHPSNPDHESNEPANASNVDAQDDDNTLEKDDPTT, encoded by the coding sequence atgggATCCGAAGAGGGAAGTGTAGCAAATACCGTTGAGCAGGCCGAAGTAAATTCAGCAAATGGAAAAGGTAGCGAATTTGAAGAAGTAGGAGACATAACTATGAGTGATGGGCTTCATctacaaaatgaaaatcaaCATGATTCTAcagattttaaaaaaatatgcgaATTAAAAGAGCTTTCTCAATTAGGagaaaatagaaaaaaagttataaagCATTTTAATGATTTATATTGTACAAAAGGTGATAATTTAACAAATTCTTtaattgaaatattttcaatagaTATTAATTCAGatactattttatatattttacaaaagtATTTACATATGCATGGGTTATGTATACCATgctataaatttataaataatgtttcttgtgaatataatataaaatgtaggTGGTGTCATCATAATTCTCATCTTAATACAAATTCAGGTTTATACCCAAACAAAATGTTAcatgcaaaaaataaatgtaatgTATGCACACATTTTGTTAAAGGTAGATTAtgtttatcaaaaaatggatGTAAGTTTTGTCATTCCTTTGATCATTTACCTAGctatattaaaacaaaatattacaacacattaaataatttatataaaaaaaaattgaatacaaacattataaataaagatatattaaaaaaaatgaaaaaaagtatgattaaagaaaataattattctaCATTCTATGTTTTGGATAAAGAtctaatgaatatattttatgaaaacgataaaaataataaaactaaTGACGAAACTAATCAagataattataaacaagAATCGAAAGAAGGGTCTACTATTGCTATAccagaaaataataatatatatgatgatcaaaataataagaaaaaaaaaattactatACAACATACATGTGAtgaatgtaataaaaataaaaaaccaTGTTTAgattattttctttcttcaaaaaattgtaaaaagaAATGTCCTAATTGCCATGatgatatacataaaaataaattttcaaatttatattttttaacatatatgcataataataatatttgtaatGTTTGCCCACAAATAAATGAAGAACGATGTACTTGTGATCAAACAACTACTTATTGTCACGACACTGATCATATATCAtttgatataaaatttaaaaattccaTTGATGTCGCTTCACAATATTTACAAGCAcagtttttatataaaaaagaaaaagaaatcaCTGAAACAGCCAATGAAGATGAACATCCCTCAAATCCAGACCATGAATCTAATGAACCTGCTAATGCATCTAATGTAGATGCACAAGATGATGATAACACCCTAGAAAAGGACGACCCAACAACATAG